The genomic DNA GATCTATTTTTGGTGTAAGTACGTACGTCGGTCGGTGGAAAGTTTAAGAGGGAAGGAACGGTGGCGGTCTATAAATAGCGTCGCCGAGCGTTGGGGTGCATTTGGCGTGAAGCTTGATGGCATTTAACggagtgatttatttgaataaatattttgataTCGATTTTAATGGGTGTTTTTCGATTGTGAATGACGCTCAGTATAAATTTGTTATCATTTTATAGTGGAATCGTAGTACAGGAAGCTTCCAAATGAAGTATTTGTTAGTAGGTGGTTTTTTGATTCATTAATtactcgttttgttttcgtatAGGCCACGTGCTCGCGGAATAGGACTATGCCAGCCTCGCCACGTGGCCTTGCCGTTATTGCGATTTTTCGATTGTGAATGACGCTCAGTATAAATTTGTTATCATTTTATAGTGGAATCGTAGTACAGGAAGCTTCCAAATGAAGTATTTGTTAGTAGGTGGTTTTTTGATTCATTAATtactcgttttgttttcgtatAGGCCACGTGCTCGCGGAATAGGACTATCCCAGCCTCGCCACGTGGCCTTGCCGTTATTGCGCGACGGTTTATTAATTATCATTGCTAACACCAATCAACTcacgttttactttttttctaaCACAGATTCAACGTTTATAATACCTGCGAAAAGATGTAAAACAATTGTAAAACGGCAATAATTCGTTTTGTATTTCTAATTTGCTGTTTAATTCAAATGCTGTCAGTTTGAAACGATTTGCGATGCTGTCAGATTTATGCTGTCAAGAAAGTGCAGTAAAATGCAggcgaaaagtgaaacctgGCGAAAATTAGCAATGACGAGTATGAACTGTAAATTGAATCtattttaaaagaaatgtttctatatatatttttgtatATTTGAGTTTGATGAAAATATTCTATTTGGCCGTATTCAAACAGGTGAtttatttggatttttttttaccagatTTTAGCCTTTCATGAAAAGTTTCAATTTTCGCTCGATACTATGGGCTGGTACGCGAACACAAATTGgtgtgaaatttaaaaaaaatatttaaaataataggaTGTTCATGACTCAAATCCTGAAATACTGGTAGGTGAATGACATTTTGGAGGGCAAATACCTTAATTGTCTCTCCTAAGTAATTGCCTTCATCGCGTTTACGAGCGGAAACTGTTCGTTTACGCTGAACAGTGGGCATGTAGCACAAGTGGTCAAAATATGAACGccactgacagctgtcaaacggtGTTCAAGCGGtattgaaaatagaaaattacaaaataaattgataaaaacaCCATTTATCTTACCCCAAAAGCTATATACTacaattgaataaaataaccaatttttctctcacattATGGCAATTTATCGCTAAATCGTcagcaaaaaaatccattcaaCTGCTCCGGCGGAATTTGTACTGAcacaacgtaaacaacaactcTCCCAGCACGTCAAGCGTACGACCACGTCAGTGAAATCGAACggtgaattttttttactgttgcaGCTCCGGTGGCACGGGTACCGGTCGTGGAAAGCATAGTCCGAGTTGTACGTGCCGCTCTGCGGTAAGTCCACGCCATCGCTAATCAACGCACCTGTACACGCACTGACACCAGACGAACGACTTGGGGTCTGCATTTTAGCAAACCTCCGGCGGTTCATAGCACGATAGCGTGCCAAACGGGCAACGGTGACAAGCAATCGTGGGCTGTGGGATCGATTTCAAACGTGTGCTGGTTCCGATTGTCGGTGAGTGGCCCTGGAACAAACGGGCCTTTGGAATCGTAAATAGGTAAGCAAGCGTGCCAAACGATGCCACTTTGAAGCTGTCCGCTGAGAACATTCATTCATGATTCGCGTGTTCTGCGTTTCTGTTGTTCCTTTGTAGCGAAGTGCCAACCTAGAGAGCATCATGGGTACACGTCACTGGCTGTGCACGGATGGGCAAAGCACGGGTGGAAAGGCACTGCTCATCACACTTGCTGTGGTGGCCTTATTCGTGTCCGTTGCCAACAGTGCCGCCGTCATGTCGGTCGATCTCGGTAGCGAGTGGATGAAGGTGGGTGTAGTTTCACCGGGCGTCCCGATGGAGATTGCCCTCAACAAGGAATCGAAGCGGAAAACACCGACCACCATCGCGTTCCGCAACGGGGACCGTGTGTTCGGTGAGGACGCACAAACGCTCGGGGTCCGTTTCCCATCGAACAGCTTCGGCTATTTGGTTGATTTGCTGGGCAAAACGATCGATAATCCGATGGTAGATTTGTACCGGTAAGTAAAACCCGGCCGCACACACGCTAGAGAGTGAGTTCTCCGAAGCCTAAAGGGTTCTATATCGATTGCAGTAAACGGTTCCCGTACTACGATATTGTGGAAGACCCGGTCCGAAAGACGGTCGTTTTTCGCGTCGGAGAAGATCAGTACACGATCGAGGAGCTGATCGCTCAACTGCTTCAGGTTGCCAAGAGTTACGCGGAAGATTCGACCGGTCAGCTCATTACCGAGTGTGTGCTGATTGTGCCCGGCTTCTTCGGCCAGGCGGAACGTACTGCGCTCGTATCGGCAGCGCGGTTGGCGAATCTGAAGGTGCTACAGCTGATCAACGATTATACGGCGGTGGCGCTGAACTATGGCATCTTCCGGCGGAAGGAAATCAACGAAACGGCACAGTACTTCCTGTTCTACGATATGGGCGCGTACAAGACGTCGGCCGCCGTCGTTAGTTACCAGCTGGTGAAGGATAAGGCTACGCGGGAAACGCACCCGGTCGTGCAGGTGCTCGGTGTCGGGTTTGATCGTACGCTCGGTGGGTTGGAGATGCAGGTGCGCCTTCGGGATTACCTTGGCAAGGAGTTTAACAAGATGGGCAAAACCAAGACGGACGTGTTCAGCAACCCGCGCGCCATGGCCAAGCTGTTCAAGGAAGCGGGCCGGCTGAAGAATGTGCTCAGCGCCAACACGGAGCACTATGCGCAGATTGAGGGTTTGCTTGACGAGCAGGACTTCCGGTTGCTGGTGACGCGCGAACAGTTCGAAGGACTGAACAAGGATTTGTACGAGCGGGTAACGGCTCCGCTGGATAAGGCGCTGGCCGCTTCCGGGTTAGCGCTGGACGTCATCAACCAGGTGGTGCTGTTCGGAGGTAATACACGCGTGCCGAAAATGCAGGACATCCTGAGTTCGCACATCGGCCAGCCGCTGGCCAAGAACCTGAACGCGGACGAGGCGGCCTGCATGGGTGCCGTGTACCGGGCGGCCGATCTTGCTACCGGCTTCAAGGTGAAAAAGTTCATCACGAAGGACGCCGTTCTGTTTCCGATTCAGGTCGTGTTCGATCGGGAGGGTGAAAGTGGTGCCATGCGCCAGGTACGCCGTACGCTGTTCGGTGCAATGAACTCTTACCCCCAGAAGAAGGTCATCACGTTCAACAAGCATACGGATGATTTCGAGTTTACGGTACAGTACGCGGAGCTGGAATCGCTGCTGAAGGATGAAGCCGGCACGCTCGGTTCGATCGAGCTGGCTCGCGTTAAGTTGAGCGAAGTGGCGAAAAAGCTTAAATCGAGCGTAGCCGAAAACGTGGAATCGAAGGGCATCAAGGCACACTTTATGCTGGATGATTCGGGCATCTTTTCGCTGGCGAACGTCGAGCTGGTGCTGGAGAAAACGGTCACCAAGGAGGATGACGAGGACGAGAGCACATTCCAGAAGATTGGCAACACGATCAGCAAGCTGTTTTCGGGCGATTCAACCGACAAGTCGGAGAAGGTGACGGAAGGGGCGGAAAAGACGGAGGAAGACGAGTCAGCGGACGGTGGAAAGGACGCAAAGGATGGGGAGAAGGAACCAGAAGCAGGGGACAAACAGTCCACGAAGGACAAGGAGGCTGACGCGGCGAAGGACACGAAAGCGGACGGCAAGGaaggtgctgctggtgcaggAGAAGCTGGTAAAAAGCCGGAGGAAGGTGGTGCGGAAGCGAAGAATGCCACCGCAAAGCCAAAGATCGTGACACTGAAGGAGCCCATCCCGTCCAAGGTGGAGCTGACGTACGTGGCCCCGCTGGACGGAGATTTGTTCGAAGCGTCCGCCAAACGGCTCTCCGCGCTGGACGAGTTGGACAAGGCGAAGAAACGGCGCGAAACGGCCCTTAACGCGCTGGAAAGCTTCGTGATCGATGCGCAGGTGAAGATGGACGAGCAGGAGTACGCTTCCTGCGCCACGGAGGAAGAGATCGCCACCATCCGGGCACGGTGCAGCGA from Anopheles stephensi strain Indian chromosome 2, UCI_ANSTEP_V1.0, whole genome shotgun sequence includes the following:
- the LOC118506673 gene encoding hypoxia up-regulated protein 1; the encoded protein is MGTRHWLCTDGQSTGGKALLITLAVVALFVSVANSAAVMSVDLGSEWMKVGVVSPGVPMEIALNKESKRKTPTTIAFRNGDRVFGEDAQTLGVRFPSNSFGYLVDLLGKTIDNPMVDLYRKRFPYYDIVEDPVRKTVVFRVGEDQYTIEELIAQLLQVAKSYAEDSTGQLITECVLIVPGFFGQAERTALVSAARLANLKVLQLINDYTAVALNYGIFRRKEINETAQYFLFYDMGAYKTSAAVVSYQLVKDKATRETHPVVQVLGVGFDRTLGGLEMQVRLRDYLGKEFNKMGKTKTDVFSNPRAMAKLFKEAGRLKNVLSANTEHYAQIEGLLDEQDFRLLVTREQFEGLNKDLYERVTAPLDKALAASGLALDVINQVVLFGGNTRVPKMQDILSSHIGQPLAKNLNADEAACMGAVYRAADLATGFKVKKFITKDAVLFPIQVVFDREGESGAMRQVRRTLFGAMNSYPQKKVITFNKHTDDFEFTVQYAELESLLKDEAGTLGSIELARVKLSEVAKKLKSSVAENVESKGIKAHFMLDDSGIFSLANVELVLEKTVTKEDDEDESTFQKIGNTISKLFSGDSTDKSEKVTEGAEKTEEDESADGGKDAKDGEKEPEAGDKQSTKDKEADAAKDTKADGKEGAAGAGEAGKKPEEGGAEAKNATAKPKIVTLKEPIPSKVELTYVAPLDGDLFEASAKRLSALDELDKAKKRRETALNALESFVIDAQVKMDEQEYASCATEEEIATIRARCSEISEWLYEDGTDADAETYETKLEDLRAVANEVYARHWEHEERPQALNALKQMINGSEGFLRNARNLTKDSNPEKDVFTAVEIETLEKAIRNTIEWRDTEVAEQEKLARNEPVRLTVKDITDRMGMLDREVKYLVNKLKLWRPKIKPTPPPKPEKTTGKEGEKEEAAATGEEKPVEEPVLEQTPEKDGTTETEPEEPTVEEIDPTATRKDGEEGGDHTEL